In one Thunnus maccoyii chromosome 12, fThuMac1.1, whole genome shotgun sequence genomic region, the following are encoded:
- the LOC121908202 gene encoding retinoid isomerohydrolase has product MVSRFEHPAGGYRKIFETCEELSETLPATVTGRIPSFLKGSLLRLGPGLFEVGDEPFYHLFDGQALMHKFDFKNGQVTYFRKFVRTDAYVRAITEKRVVITEFGTFAYPDPCKNIFSRFFSYFKGVEVTDNCLVNVYPVGEDFYAVTETNYITKVNTDTLETLKKVDMCNYININGVTAHPHIERDGTVFNIGNCMGKGATLAYNIVKIPPTQKDKSDPIEKSKVVVQFPSAERFKPSYVHSFGMSDNYFVFVETPVKINLLKFLSAWSIRGSNYMDCFESNESQGTLFHIAKKDPGEYIDHKFKGAPIGMFHHINTYEDNGFIVFDLCAWKGFEFVYNYLWLANLRANWDEVKKAAMMAPQPEVRRYVIPLDVHKEEQGKNLVSLPYTTATAVMHADGTIWLEPEVLFSGPRQAFEFPQINYERYGGKNYTYAYGLGLNHFIPDRICKLNVKTKETWVWQEPDSYPSEPLFVQTPDGVDEDDGVLLTIVAAPGSQRPAYLLILNAKDLSEVARAEVECSIPVTFHGMYKP; this is encoded by the exons ATGGTTAGCAG ATTTGAACACCCAGCTGGTGGCTACAGGAAGATTTTCGAGACATGCGAGGAGCTGTCTGAGACACTTCCAGCAACAGTCACAG GTAGGATTCCTTCATTTCTGAAAGGAAGTCTTCTCCGTTTGGGACCTGGTCTTTTTGAGGTTGGAGATGAACCCTTTTATCACCTCTTTGACGGCCAGGCCCTCATGCACAAATTTGACTTCAAGAACGGACAGGTCACCTACTTTCGAAA GTTTGTCAGAACAGACGCTTATGTGCGAGCCATCACAGAGAAGCGTGTGGTGATCACTGAGTTTGGCACATTTGCATATCCCGATCcctgcaaaaacattttctccag GTTTTTCTCTTACTTCAAGGGTGTTGAGGTCACAGACAACTGCCTGGTGAATGTCTATCCTGTTGGTGAGGATTTCTACGCTGTAACAGAAACCAACTACATCACTAAAGTAAACACTGATACCTTGGAGACGCTGAAGAAG GTTGATATGTGCAACTATATCAACATTAATGGAGTGACAGCCCACCCCCATATTGAGAGAGACGGCACTGTGTTTAACATTGGGAACTGCATGGGGAAAGGAGCAACGCTGGCCTATAACATCGTCAAGATACCACCCACACAGAAAG ACAAATCTGATCCCATCGAGAAGTCCAAGGTGGTGGTGCAGTTCCCCAGTGCTGAAAGGTTCAAGCCCTCCTACgtgcacag CTTCGGCATGTCAGACAACTACTTTGTCTTTGTGGAGACCCCAGTGAAAATCAATCTGCTGAAATTCTTGAGCGCCTGGAGCATCCGAGGCTCCAACTACATGGACTGCTTCGAGTCCAATGAGAGCCAAGGG acattgTTCCACATCGCCAAGAAAGACCCAGGAGAGTACATCGACCACAAGTTCAAAGGGGCACCCATTGGCATGTTTCATCACATCAACACCTATGAGGACAATGGCTTCATTGTTTTTGACCTATGTGCATGGAAGGG CTTTGAGTTTGTTTACAACTACCTGTGGCTGGCTAACCTGAGAGCCAACTGGGACGAGGTGAAGAAGGCGGCCATGATGGCGCCCCAGCCGGAGGTCCGCAGATATGTTATTCCCCTGGACGTCCACAAG GAGGAGCAGGGGAAGAACCTCGTCAGCCTGCCGTATACCACGGCCACAGCGGTGATGCATGCTGACGGGACGATCTGGCTGGAGCCTGAGGTGCTGTTCTCTGGACCTCGCCAAG CTTTTGAGTTCCCTCAGATCAACTACGAGAGGTATGGAGGGAAGAATTACACATACGCCTACGGCCTGGGTCTCAACCATTTCATACCAGACAGG ATCTGCAAGTTGAATGTGAAGACCAAGGAGACCTGGGTATGGCAGGAGCCGGACTCCTACCCCTCAGAGCCCCTGTTTGTTCAGACCCCTGATGGGGTTGACGAGGATGATG GTGTGCTGCTGACCATTGTGGCGGCTCCTGGTTCCCAGAGACCAGCATACCTCCTCATCCTCAACGCCAAGGATCTGTCTGAGGTCGCCAGAGCCGAAGTGGAGTGCTCCATTCCTGTCACCTTTCACGGGATGTACAAACCGTAA
- the LOC121908205 gene encoding serine/arginine-rich splicing factor 11-like isoform X2, with translation MDAMAAFGFPGPNMNPQAADQLLKLMTDPKLNPLAAGLNLNPGLKADSSNKEIEEAMKRVREAQSLISAAIEPGNKESKKKRSRSRSRRRRSRSRSRHRRTRSKSRRRSTSRSRRRSKSPRRRRSHSRERNRRSRSRSRDRKKDDSGRRRSKTPPKSYSTTRRSRSVSRRRRRSRSSSRSPKKSPKRRISRSPSPRRHKKEKKRDKERDRDRRSDKERGRDERERSISKKRRSKDKDRERERKLDGEKGDVKITRDYDEEEQGYDSEKEREDRKDSDDSALSPQSVEGNGTARPVKQAKVNGDDHHEEDMDVSD, from the exons ATGGATGCAATGGCTGCATTTGGATTCCCAGGACCCAATATGAATCCCCAG GCTGCCGACCAGCTGTTGAAGCTCATGACAGATCCAAA ACTGAATCCCTTGGCTGCAGGCTTAAACCTGAATCCAGGCCTGAAGGCTGACTCATCTAATAAAGAAATCGAAGAGGCCATGAAGAGGGTCCGAGAGGCCCAGTCGCTCATTTCTGCTGCTATTGAACCTGGAA ATAAGGAGAGTAAAAAGAAGCGCTCCCGGTCCAGATCCAGAAGAAGGAGGTCCAGATCGCGTTCAAGACACAG GCGAACCAGGAGCAAATCAAGGCGACGATCAACCTCGAGAAGCAGGAGGCGCTCCAAAAGCCCACGCAGGAGACGGAGCCACTCCAGAGAACGAAACAGACGATCTAGGAGCAGATCCAG agatagaaagaaagacGACTCGGGGAGAAGAAGATCCAAAACGCCACCTAAAAGCTACAGCACCACCAGGAGGTCACGCAGCGTGAGCCG GAGACGCAGGAGAAGTCGCAGCAGCAGCCGATCTCCTAAGAAGTCACCAAAAAGGAGAATTTCCAGGTCTCCATCTCCTCGAAG GCacaagaaggagaagaaaagggaCAAGGAAAGGGACCGGGACCGCAGGAGCGATAAGGAGCGCGGTCGAGACGAACGTGAGCGCTCCATCAGCAAGAAAAGGAGAAGTAAAGACAAAGACCGAGAGCGGGAGAGGAAATTGGATGGAGAGAAAGGCGATGTAAAG ATCACCAGGGATTACGATGAAGAGGAACAAGGCTACGACAGcgagaaggagagggaggacagGAAGGATTCGGACGACTCCGCTCTGTCCCCTCAGTCTGTAGAAGGTAACGGCACAGCGCGGCCCGTGAAGCAGGCTAAAGTCAATGGTGACGATCACCACGAAGAAGACATGGATGTCAGCGACTGA
- the LOC121908205 gene encoding serine/arginine-rich splicing factor 11-like isoform X1, with protein sequence MSYTTKVVQVTNVSPSTTSEQMRTLFGFLGTIDELKLFPPDDSPMPVTSRVCFVKFQEPESVGVSQHLTNTVFVDRALIVVPFAEGSIPDEAKALSLLAPANAVAGILPGGGLLPTPNPIPNPPIGANPFGGPNMDAMAAFGFPGPNMNPQAADQLLKLMTDPKLNPLAAGLNLNPGLKADSSNKEIEEAMKRVREAQSLISAAIEPGNKESKKKRSRSRSRRRRSRSRSRHRRTRSKSRRRSTSRSRRRSKSPRRRRSHSRERNRRSRSRSRDRKKDDSGRRRSKTPPKSYSTTRRSRSVSRRRRRSRSSSRSPKKSPKRRISRSPSPRRHKKEKKRDKERDRDRRSDKERGRDERERSISKKRRSKDKDRERERKLDGEKGDVKITRDYDEEEQGYDSEKEREDRKDSDDSALSPQSVEGNGTARPVKQAKVNGDDHHEEDMDVSD encoded by the exons ATGAGTTACACTACGAAGGTAGTCCAGGTGACAAATGTGTCGCCGAGCACAACATCGGAACAGATGAGAACACTGTTCGGTTTTCTGGGAACCATCGACGAACTGAAGTTATTTCCACCAGA TGATTCTCCTATGCCAGTGACGTCACGGGTGTGCTTTGTGAAGTTCCAGGAGCCGGAGTCTGTCGGAGTGTCTCAACATCTGACAAACACCGTGTTTGTTGACAGAGCTTTGATCGTGGTCCCGTTTGCTGAAG GCTCTATTCCAGATGAGGCTAAAGCTTTGTCACTGTTGGCGCCAGCAAATGCTGTTGCAGGAATTCTGCCAGGAGGAGGACTTCTTCCAACGCCCAACCCCATCCCCAATCCACCT attGGAGCGAACCCCTTCGGTGGTCCAAACATGGATGCAATGGCTGCATTTGGATTCCCAGGACCCAATATGAATCCCCAG GCTGCCGACCAGCTGTTGAAGCTCATGACAGATCCAAA ACTGAATCCCTTGGCTGCAGGCTTAAACCTGAATCCAGGCCTGAAGGCTGACTCATCTAATAAAGAAATCGAAGAGGCCATGAAGAGGGTCCGAGAGGCCCAGTCGCTCATTTCTGCTGCTATTGAACCTGGAA ATAAGGAGAGTAAAAAGAAGCGCTCCCGGTCCAGATCCAGAAGAAGGAGGTCCAGATCGCGTTCAAGACACAG GCGAACCAGGAGCAAATCAAGGCGACGATCAACCTCGAGAAGCAGGAGGCGCTCCAAAAGCCCACGCAGGAGACGGAGCCACTCCAGAGAACGAAACAGACGATCTAGGAGCAGATCCAG agatagaaagaaagacGACTCGGGGAGAAGAAGATCCAAAACGCCACCTAAAAGCTACAGCACCACCAGGAGGTCACGCAGCGTGAGCCG GAGACGCAGGAGAAGTCGCAGCAGCAGCCGATCTCCTAAGAAGTCACCAAAAAGGAGAATTTCCAGGTCTCCATCTCCTCGAAG GCacaagaaggagaagaaaagggaCAAGGAAAGGGACCGGGACCGCAGGAGCGATAAGGAGCGCGGTCGAGACGAACGTGAGCGCTCCATCAGCAAGAAAAGGAGAAGTAAAGACAAAGACCGAGAGCGGGAGAGGAAATTGGATGGAGAGAAAGGCGATGTAAAG ATCACCAGGGATTACGATGAAGAGGAACAAGGCTACGACAGcgagaaggagagggaggacagGAAGGATTCGGACGACTCCGCTCTGTCCCCTCAGTCTGTAGAAGGTAACGGCACAGCGCGGCCCGTGAAGCAGGCTAAAGTCAATGGTGACGATCACCACGAAGAAGACATGGATGTCAGCGACTGA